One window of Caldisericum exile AZM16c01 genomic DNA carries:
- a CDS encoding DUF948 domain-containing protein: protein MSLTIAVWIIAISLLLGVAGTFIFLLNFQRDITKTLTEVEITLKTLQKNIDAISYELEKTLKNTTGITEETKNLIRNINTITSLNAIFTPLTQIGSQKDIISRILNIGKIALGVVQGYNLYKKLTGGKNERE from the coding sequence ATGAGTCTCACCATAGCGGTTTGGATAATTGCAATAAGTCTTCTTTTAGGTGTAGCAGGGACTTTTATATTTCTTTTAAATTTTCAAAGAGACATAACAAAGACGCTTACAGAAGTTGAAATAACGCTTAAAACTCTTCAAAAAAATATAGATGCTATTTCATACGAACTCGAGAAAACACTTAAAAATACAACAGGCATAACTGAGGAAACCAAAAACCTCATTAGAAATATAAATACAATCACAAGTTTAAATGCAATATTTACACCTCTTACCCAAATTGGCAGTCAAAAAGATATAATTTCACGTATTTTAAATATCGGAAAAATTGCCTTGGGTGTTGTCCAGGGATACAATCTTTACAAAAAATTAACAGGAGGTAAAAATGAGCGAGAGTAA
- a CDS encoding histidinol-phosphatase HisJ family protein, producing the protein MKIVEDLHVHTKYSKDSKEEPMNYVNLAKERGLSYLGFSEHIDLDPLDKDFGYYKFDKVYEEYLRLKDFVGDSFEFVFAVELTYQSTMHSAIEEEVLTKPYDYIIGSVHRVNGYTISGPHGVGYFDGVDEYTAYMRYFEEVLNLVETDYYDIVGHIDVIKRYGKNFYGEFHIDKYVDILTEILKKIIKKGKVIEINASAFRQGFSEPYPSREVLELYKKLGGHEVILGSDAHSVKQFNAHLEESVLFAMSVFDFDAVSYKMRNKVKVSKLSDLLK; encoded by the coding sequence ATGAAAATAGTTGAAGATTTGCATGTACATACTAAATATTCAAAAGACTCAAAAGAAGAACCTATGAACTATGTGAATTTGGCAAAAGAACGAGGCCTTTCTTATTTGGGTTTTTCCGAGCATATAGATCTTGATCCACTTGATAAAGACTTTGGATACTATAAATTTGATAAGGTGTATGAAGAATACTTAAGACTAAAGGACTTTGTAGGTGATAGTTTTGAATTTGTTTTTGCAGTAGAGTTAACTTACCAAAGCACCATGCACAGCGCAATTGAGGAGGAAGTATTAACAAAACCTTATGATTATATCATTGGCTCCGTGCACAGGGTGAATGGCTACACCATCTCAGGCCCGCACGGAGTCGGTTATTTTGATGGTGTTGATGAATATACTGCTTACATGCGATATTTTGAAGAGGTTTTGAATCTTGTGGAAACTGACTACTACGATATTGTTGGACATATTGATGTTATTAAGCGTTATGGGAAAAATTTTTACGGCGAATTTCATATTGATAAATACGTTGATATATTAACCGAAATATTAAAAAAGATAATTAAAAAAGGCAAAGTTATCGAGATTAATGCATCTGCCTTTAGACAGGGGTTTTCGGAACCATACCCCTCAAGAGAAGTTTTAGAACTCTATAAAAAATTGGGTGGACATGAAGTTATTTTAGGGTCGGATGCTCACTCTGTAAAGCAATTTAATGCGCATTTAGAAGAGTCAGTCCTATTTGCAATGAGTGTTTTTGATTTTGATGCTGTTTCATATAAAATGAGAAATAAGGTAAAGGTTTCTAAACTAAGCGATTTATTAAAATAG
- a CDS encoding YtxH domain-containing protein codes for MSESKVESFIGGLFIGALVGFIVGILYAPQSGEETRKIIKEKGIEITEKAKEKGEELKETATQKVEEVKEKAKEILKKKGVEIQEEEIK; via the coding sequence ATGAGCGAGAGTAAAGTTGAATCATTCATTGGCGGTTTATTCATTGGCGCATTAGTTGGATTTATAGTTGGAATACTATACGCACCGCAATCAGGAGAAGAAACAAGAAAAATAATTAAAGAAAAAGGAATTGAGATTACGGAAAAGGCAAAAGAAAAAGGCGAAGAACTAAAGGAAACGGCCACTCAAAAAGTTGAAGAAGTTAAAGAGAAGGCAAAAGAAATTTTGAAGAAAAAGGGAGTTGAAATTCAGGAAGAAGAAATAAAGTAA
- a CDS encoding MBL fold metallo-hydrolase: MMELKSVKSGIFYLEDSTNIGIIELNDGFLIIDAGIDKDKGKKIKRVLQDSGIKPTHLLLTHHHADHTGGASFLKEQFGLKVIASIEEKVFIENPILEPIYLSLGSSPNKNFLSKWVKSSEVKVDLATYEFDKLTYDDFEIINLSGHSIGMVGLKIENILFSADAFFSKEVLDKYIVPYFHDLEKFEYSLNLIPTFNYEFIIPSHGKAYTKSEGDSIIRYNIDRINEIKEKVFNTLIKPKTLQEILFNLEVFPHDPVTYTLIESSIRSILNYFINNDEIEQFVENEKLLYRRK; this comes from the coding sequence ATGATGGAACTAAAAAGTGTAAAGAGTGGTATTTTTTACCTCGAGGATTCAACAAACATAGGAATAATTGAATTAAACGATGGATTTTTAATTATCGATGCAGGCATTGATAAGGATAAAGGCAAAAAGATAAAAAGAGTCTTACAGGATTCAGGAATAAAGCCAACTCATCTTCTTCTAACTCATCATCATGCAGACCATACAGGTGGAGCAAGTTTCTTAAAAGAGCAATTTGGCTTAAAAGTTATTGCAAGTATAGAGGAAAAAGTATTTATAGAAAATCCAATCCTTGAGCCAATATATTTATCTTTGGGAAGTAGCCCTAATAAAAATTTTCTTTCAAAGTGGGTTAAAAGTAGTGAAGTCAAGGTAGATTTAGCAACTTACGAATTTGATAAACTCACTTACGATGATTTTGAAATCATTAATCTTTCAGGGCATTCAATCGGAATGGTAGGCTTAAAAATTGAAAATATTTTGTTTTCAGCAGATGCATTCTTCTCAAAGGAAGTCCTTGATAAATATATAGTTCCTTATTTCCATGATCTTGAAAAGTTTGAATATTCCTTAAATCTAATACCTACCTTTAACTATGAATTTATAATACCATCGCATGGAAAAGCATACACTAAAAGTGAAGGAGATTCGATAATTCGATATAACATTGATAGGATAAACGAAATAAAAGAGAAAGTCTTTAACACTTTAATTAAGCCAAAAACCTTACAAGAAATTTTATTTAATCTCGAAGTTTTTCCCCACGATCCTGTAACCTACACACTTATTGAAAGTTCAATAAGATCTATACTTAATTACTTCATAAATAATGATGAAATTGAGCAGTTTGTGGAAAATGAAAAATTGCTTTACAGAAGAAAATAG
- a CDS encoding DUF933 domain-containing protein, producing the protein MKVAITGLPQSGKTTLFKALVGKDFPVSFEKENISDVKVFDQNIIELSNVFKPKKTTFATVTFVDLPGIPSGVEQAKRRNEILSSIRQFDALITVIDAFTKDDFETDIKIFENDLILLDLDVVEKRLERLQKEKLTQDKVLEQKTLQKFKDALDSETPLRSLELTDEERLATKSFGLFTLKPTLYLINISEEKIPQRSKIEEALRKKFNYKNTEFAVIPVLLEKEISQLTEDEKKEFLSSYNLEKEAINEVLELTMKLLNLDVFYTVGEDEVRAWLFEKGLNAKKVAGKIHSDIERGFIAAEVISYEDFKSVNFSFKDAKSKGLLRIEGANYIVKDKEIVHFRFNV; encoded by the coding sequence ATGAAAGTTGCGATTACAGGACTACCACAAAGTGGCAAAACTACCCTCTTTAAGGCCCTTGTTGGAAAAGATTTTCCTGTAAGTTTTGAAAAAGAAAACATTTCTGATGTAAAAGTTTTCGATCAAAATATCATTGAGCTTTCCAATGTTTTCAAACCAAAGAAAACAACATTTGCAACAGTGACCTTTGTAGACTTACCAGGAATTCCATCAGGGGTAGAACAGGCAAAGAGGAGAAACGAAATACTTTCGTCTATAAGGCAATTTGACGCTCTTATAACTGTCATTGATGCTTTTACGAAAGATGACTTTGAGACAGATATTAAAATCTTTGAAAATGATTTGATTCTTCTCGATCTTGATGTTGTTGAAAAAAGACTTGAAAGACTTCAAAAAGAAAAGTTAACGCAAGACAAGGTGCTTGAACAAAAAACACTTCAAAAATTTAAAGATGCACTTGACTCAGAGACACCTCTTCGATCACTTGAACTAACTGATGAAGAGCGCCTTGCAACAAAATCCTTTGGGCTTTTTACACTAAAGCCAACACTATATCTTATAAACATTTCAGAAGAAAAAATCCCTCAAAGAAGTAAGATAGAAGAAGCTTTGAGAAAAAAGTTTAATTACAAAAATACAGAGTTTGCAGTAATACCGGTTTTACTTGAAAAAGAAATTTCACAACTTACAGAAGACGAAAAGAAAGAATTTTTAAGTTCGTATAACCTTGAGAAAGAGGCAATAAATGAAGTTTTGGAACTTACTATGAAACTGCTTAACTTGGATGTATTCTACACAGTTGGTGAGGATGAGGTTAGGGCATGGCTCTTTGAGAAAGGTCTTAATGCCAAAAAAGTGGCAGGCAAAATTCACTCTGACATTGAGCGTGGATTTATAGCAGCAGAAGTTATCTCCTACGAAGACTTTAAAAGTGTAAATTTCTCTTTCAAGGACGCTAAATCCAAAGGACTTTTGAGAATTGAAGGAGCAAATTACATTGTTAAAGACAAAGAGATAGTACACTTTAGGTTTAATGTATGA
- a CDS encoding OsmC family protein: MGEKVKVELKQAYGLTVIARANSNSWVVMDGPETFNGHNAGPRPMELLLMGLAGCTGQDVISILDKMKVPYKDFRIEIEADKADEHPKVYTKIHIKYIVYGDVPEDKFVTAIELSKTKYCSAQAMLSKAAEITTSYEIIK; encoded by the coding sequence ATGGGAGAAAAAGTTAAGGTTGAATTAAAGCAGGCATATGGGCTTACTGTGATTGCAAGGGCAAATTCCAACTCTTGGGTTGTGATGGATGGTCCGGAAACTTTCAACGGGCATAATGCAGGCCCAAGACCTATGGAACTTTTGCTTATGGGACTTGCAGGTTGTACTGGGCAGGATGTCATTTCTATCCTTGATAAGATGAAAGTTCCTTATAAAGATTTTAGAATTGAAATCGAAGCAGATAAAGCAGATGAACATCCAAAGGTTTATACAAAGATTCATATAAAGTATATTGTTTACGGTGATGTGCCAGAGGATAAGTTTGTAACTGCAATAGAGCTTTCGAAAACAAAATATTGCTCAGCACAGGCAATGCTTTCAAAGGCCGCAGAAATTACAACTTCTTATGAAATAATAAAATAA
- a CDS encoding pyridoxal-phosphate dependent enzyme → MSKDFVVNEEVLRRTIERAREKNIIIPTYEEMRDPKKIPEGIKEELKNIGLWDLHPRNLFRITWKNEPVKFGGGFDGVNYIELPKELTGVKARIFILLGKFFPTGAHKVGATFGPLVEKLVRGEFDPTRQKALWPSTGNYCRGGAYNSALLGCKAIAVLPEGMSKERFEWLKSIGAEVYATPGVESNVKEVFDKTKELKQKYPDEVVVLNQFEEFGNPVWHYAVTGPAMEEVFENNKREGDRFTALFLTQGSGGTLGSGNYLRQKFPKIKIGAGEALQCPTLLYNGYGAHRIEGIGDKHVPWVIDVKNLDMVVDIDDEYTMHILRLFNEPEGRKYLKRFVPAELVDKLDLLGISSIANIVGAIKMAKYYEMTEHDTVFTVATDSMELYQSRIQELREQYGEYSEIEAAKDFERYLMGITTDWMIEMNYYDKKRMHNLKYFTWVEQQGKTVEELNEQWYNDNYFIERLESYKKWDEYIREFNEKVGLIKKYR, encoded by the coding sequence ATGAGTAAGGATTTTGTTGTAAATGAAGAAGTCCTTCGAAGGACAATTGAAAGAGCAAGAGAAAAAAACATTATTATCCCAACCTATGAAGAAATGAGAGATCCCAAGAAGATACCAGAGGGCATAAAAGAGGAATTAAAAAACATTGGTTTGTGGGATTTACATCCAAGAAACCTTTTTAGAATTACATGGAAAAACGAACCTGTTAAATTTGGTGGTGGTTTTGATGGAGTAAATTATATTGAACTTCCCAAAGAACTTACTGGTGTAAAGGCAAGAATTTTTATCCTTTTAGGAAAATTTTTCCCAACAGGTGCGCACAAGGTTGGCGCAACATTTGGACCACTTGTTGAGAAACTTGTGCGCGGTGAATTTGACCCGACAAGACAAAAGGCGTTGTGGCCATCAACCGGAAACTATTGTAGGGGTGGTGCATATAACTCAGCACTTCTTGGTTGTAAGGCAATTGCAGTGCTTCCCGAAGGAATGTCAAAAGAACGGTTTGAATGGCTTAAAAGCATCGGAGCAGAGGTTTATGCAACCCCTGGCGTTGAAAGTAATGTAAAGGAAGTTTTCGACAAGACAAAAGAGTTGAAGCAGAAATATCCAGATGAAGTTGTTGTATTAAACCAGTTTGAAGAGTTTGGAAACCCTGTTTGGCACTATGCGGTGACGGGTCCTGCAATGGAAGAAGTTTTTGAGAATAACAAGCGAGAAGGAGATAGATTTACTGCATTGTTCTTAACCCAAGGATCTGGTGGCACGCTCGGTTCAGGAAATTACTTAAGACAAAAATTCCCAAAGATCAAAATTGGTGCAGGCGAAGCACTTCAATGCCCAACGCTTCTTTACAATGGATATGGTGCCCACAGAATTGAAGGGATTGGAGACAAACATGTGCCCTGGGTTATCGATGTAAAGAACCTTGATATGGTTGTTGATATTGACGACGAATACACAATGCACATTTTGAGGTTGTTTAATGAGCCAGAAGGAAGAAAGTACCTCAAGAGGTTTGTGCCCGCTGAACTTGTTGATAAACTTGACCTTCTTGGAATATCTTCCATTGCAAATATTGTTGGTGCAATAAAGATGGCAAAGTACTACGAAATGACCGAGCATGATACAGTATTTACCGTTGCAACTGACTCAATGGAACTATATCAATCGAGAATTCAGGAGTTAAGAGAGCAATATGGTGAATACAGCGAAATTGAAGCAGCAAAGGATTTTGAAAGGTATCTTATGGGCATAACAACCGATTGGATGATTGAAATGAACTACTACGATAAGAAGAGAATGCACAACCTAAAATATTTTACATGGGTGGAGCAACAAGGGAAAACTGTTGAGGAATTAAATGAACAATGGTATAACGATAACTACTTTATTGAACGTCTGGAGTCTTATAAGAAATGGGATGAATACATAAGAGAATTCAATGAGAAAGTCGGTCTTATAAAGAAATATCGATAG
- the pepV gene encoding dipeptidase PepV: MEKFIDENKQRLVEITQEIIRIPSVEDNPTEGAPFGENVKNALLLALQISKDLGFRTVNIDNIVGYAEFGEGKDVISVLGHLDVVPEGTGWTYPPYGAEIHDGKIYGRGAIDDKGPTMAALFGAYTLKETGAKLSKRIRIVFGTNEETGWKCMAHFKNVVHDPLIGFTPDAEFPLINREKGILNVTLRSDFNSKNEEVKITGGNRPNMVPDYAKAEFNDEVYLKDLEEGVEVKGTIVEAHGKSAHGALPEQGVNAIVKLSNAIVDVVKHPEVKKVLEFIVKHVGTDVYGGLMGIANVDSLSGKLTMNLGVIEINESSGILTFNIRYPISDNFERIIYGFNKVAEVYGLKVSEYRNQNPLYVKEDSELVKILLNVFEKTTGRKGYTLSIGGGTYARAMDLGVAFGPTFEEMEKVEHMANEYIAIDHLVNLAKIYGNALYELAK, encoded by the coding sequence ATGGAAAAATTCATAGACGAAAATAAGCAAAGGCTTGTTGAAATTACACAAGAAATCATTAGGATTCCAAGTGTAGAAGATAATCCTACGGAAGGAGCTCCATTTGGAGAAAATGTGAAGAATGCACTTTTGCTTGCACTTCAAATTTCAAAAGATCTCGGTTTTAGAACAGTTAACATTGATAATATTGTGGGATATGCAGAATTTGGAGAAGGGAAAGATGTAATAAGCGTACTTGGACACCTTGATGTTGTTCCCGAGGGAACTGGTTGGACTTATCCACCGTATGGAGCAGAAATTCACGATGGAAAAATCTACGGCAGAGGCGCTATCGACGACAAAGGCCCAACAATGGCTGCACTTTTTGGTGCATATACTCTTAAAGAAACCGGGGCAAAACTTTCGAAAAGAATAAGAATCGTTTTTGGGACAAACGAGGAAACAGGCTGGAAATGTATGGCACATTTCAAGAATGTAGTCCATGACCCACTTATTGGCTTTACCCCTGATGCGGAATTTCCCTTGATTAACAGAGAAAAAGGAATTTTAAATGTAACACTACGAAGTGATTTTAATTCAAAAAACGAAGAAGTAAAAATTACTGGTGGAAACCGTCCAAATATGGTGCCCGACTACGCAAAGGCAGAGTTTAATGATGAAGTTTATTTAAAAGATCTTGAAGAAGGAGTTGAAGTAAAAGGAACGATTGTTGAGGCGCATGGAAAATCTGCGCACGGTGCTCTCCCAGAGCAGGGGGTAAATGCAATTGTTAAACTGTCAAATGCAATCGTCGATGTAGTAAAACATCCGGAAGTTAAAAAAGTTCTTGAATTTATAGTTAAACATGTTGGAACTGATGTCTACGGCGGGCTCATGGGTATTGCAAATGTTGATTCTCTTTCAGGAAAATTAACGATGAACTTAGGCGTAATTGAAATAAATGAATCTTCGGGAATATTAACTTTCAACATAAGGTATCCAATCTCTGACAATTTTGAGCGTATTATTTATGGCTTTAATAAGGTGGCAGAAGTTTACGGCTTGAAGGTTTCAGAATATAGAAATCAAAATCCTCTTTATGTAAAGGAAGACTCGGAGTTAGTAAAAATACTTCTTAACGTATTTGAAAAGACAACGGGAAGAAAAGGTTATACGCTTTCAATTGGTGGCGGTACATACGCAAGAGCGATGGATTTAGGTGTTGCCTTTGGCCCAACATTCGAGGAGATGGAGAAAGTTGAACATATGGCAAATGAATATATCGCAATAGACCATCTTGTGAATTTAGCAAAAATCTATGGGAATGCACTCTACGAACTTGCAAAATAG
- a CDS encoding sigma factor has product MDDKFSLLKDYVRMLAIYYGKNFNLPIEDLFQEGFLAYYENIEHYRGLREEEFLLVMKRIVNRAMYRFVKSELERRGKEISLDNWEEM; this is encoded by the coding sequence ATGGACGATAAATTTAGTTTATTGAAGGATTATGTAAGAATGCTTGCTATTTACTATGGTAAGAATTTTAACCTACCGATTGAGGATCTCTTTCAGGAAGGCTTTCTTGCATATTACGAGAACATAGAGCACTATAGAGGTCTTAGAGAGGAAGAGTTTTTACTTGTTATGAAGAGGATTGTTAACAGAGCAATGTATAGATTCGTAAAAAGCGAATTAGAGCGAAGAGGAAAAGAAATATCTTTGGACAATTGGGAGGAAATGTGA
- a CDS encoding DNA-3-methyladenine glycosylase 2, translating into MGMHSTNLQNSFEIKLKDFSLEKTLNCGQTFRFFNIGGYYYYPYGDSVIKLQESVNNDITTLKVEIYGTYLSKDEFSSIFGLNHDIDYINKKIIQITPILKEAIEFSKGIRLIQMPPYETTISFIFSIQSQIPVITSRLNKLAELTNRQIEIDNMKFYLFPKREDILELPIEAVHSLKLGFREKFFLNLIKNYTMEDFENLRDKPYEEKKNFLTSILGVGDKVSECIILFGYGDLTGFPVDTWIKKGLEKIFNVRGSTKKLTELGRKTFGSLSGYAQQYIYYYMRTFKR; encoded by the coding sequence ATGGGAATGCACTCTACGAACTTGCAAAATAGTTTTGAAATTAAATTAAAAGACTTCTCCTTGGAAAAAACTCTCAATTGTGGACAAACATTTAGGTTTTTTAACATAGGCGGTTACTATTATTACCCTTATGGAGATAGCGTTATAAAATTACAAGAAAGTGTTAATAACGACATTACAACCCTCAAAGTAGAAATTTACGGCACATATCTTTCAAAAGATGAATTTTCATCAATTTTTGGATTAAATCACGATATTGATTATATAAACAAAAAAATTATTCAAATTACACCAATCTTGAAGGAAGCAATTGAGTTTTCAAAGGGTATAAGACTTATACAAATGCCACCATACGAAACAACAATATCTTTCATATTTTCGATACAATCACAAATACCTGTAATTACTTCAAGACTCAATAAACTTGCGGAACTTACAAACAGACAAATTGAAATAGACAATATGAAATTCTACTTGTTTCCCAAAAGAGAAGACATTCTTGAACTTCCAATTGAAGCAGTGCATTCTTTGAAATTAGGCTTTAGAGAAAAATTCTTTCTTAATCTCATCAAAAACTATACAATGGAAGATTTCGAAAACCTTAGGGATAAACCTTACGAAGAAAAAAAGAATTTCCTAACCTCAATTCTTGGAGTCGGTGACAAAGTATCTGAGTGCATTATACTTTTTGGCTACGGAGACCTTACAGGGTTCCCAGTTGACACTTGGATTAAAAAGGGGTTAGAAAAAATTTTTAATGTAAGAGGTTCAACAAAAAAACTTACAGAGCTTGGTAGAAAAACTTTTGGAAGTCTTTCAGGTTATGCACAGCAATATATTTATTACTATATGCGCACTTTCAAACGGTAG